A window of the Arenibacter algicola genome harbors these coding sequences:
- a CDS encoding type III pantothenate kinase yields MNLIVDVGNSLVKMAVFDNGKIISYRKIPNADYAKNVKSIFAEYVLIQNAIVSNVGGMSHEEIAMLCVFCKVHVLSHTSKTPFKNSYATPQTLGVDRIALATAAFYHNPKGNTLVIDAGTCVTYDAVNDYGEYLGGAISPGIAMRYKAMHEQTSKLPMLKKKAIIDFIGNSTETSMHSGVINGICNEIDGTIDQYRSRFVDLTVILTGGDAQFLSKRLKNTIFAHSKFLLLGLYHLLEYNKR; encoded by the coding sequence ATGAACTTGATTGTAGATGTGGGTAATTCCCTAGTAAAAATGGCGGTTTTCGATAATGGTAAAATTATTTCCTATCGAAAAATTCCCAATGCGGATTATGCAAAAAATGTTAAATCTATTTTTGCCGAGTACGTTCTCATTCAAAATGCCATTGTATCCAACGTAGGAGGCATGAGCCATGAGGAAATAGCCATGTTATGCGTTTTTTGTAAAGTTCATGTCCTGAGTCACACCTCCAAAACCCCCTTTAAGAATTCATATGCTACTCCCCAGACCCTAGGTGTGGACCGTATTGCCCTTGCAACTGCAGCCTTTTATCATAACCCCAAAGGAAATACCCTGGTCATAGATGCGGGTACCTGTGTTACCTATGATGCGGTTAACGACTATGGGGAATATTTGGGAGGGGCCATTTCGCCTGGAATAGCTATGAGGTACAAAGCTATGCACGAACAAACGTCCAAATTGCCCATGTTGAAAAAAAAGGCCATAATAGACTTTATTGGAAATAGTACTGAAACTAGTATGCATAGTGGTGTAATTAATGGAATTTGCAACGAAATTGACGGTACAATTGATCAATATAGAAGTAGATTTGTCGATTTAACAGTTATTTTAACAGGAGGTGATGCTCAATTTTTGTCAAAACGATTAAAAAATACCATATTTGCGCATTCTAAATTTCTCCTGTTGGGGTTATACCATTTGTTAGAATACAACAAGCGCTAG
- the istB gene encoding IS21-like element helper ATPase IstB, which yields MNNEQTIEKLKQMRLTAMAQLHLQHVRDNAVADITADEYLALLTDHQWEDRQNRKIQRLLKQAGFAQSANLAEVNYAQQRNLDRNMFARLGTLDFMARKENIILTGASGTGKSYLAQALGHQACMMEHRAIYANTARLLKRLKLCKVDGTYLKELDKILKTDLLILDDFGLQSFDNHAREALMDIIDDRYKKASTIIASQIPVSAWYDIIGESTIADAILDRIVNSSHRLDLKGESLRKGIIKNV from the coding sequence ATGAACAATGAACAGACAATCGAAAAATTGAAACAGATGCGCCTTACGGCCATGGCCCAACTGCACTTACAACATGTAAGGGACAACGCCGTGGCCGACATTACCGCGGACGAATACCTGGCCCTGCTCACGGACCACCAGTGGGAGGACCGCCAGAACAGGAAGATCCAACGGTTGTTGAAACAGGCGGGGTTCGCTCAGTCCGCCAACCTGGCCGAGGTGAACTATGCCCAACAGCGCAACCTGGACAGGAACATGTTCGCGCGCCTGGGAACCTTGGATTTTATGGCCCGGAAGGAAAACATCATCCTCACCGGGGCCTCTGGAACGGGCAAGAGCTATCTGGCACAGGCACTGGGGCACCAGGCATGTATGATGGAACACAGGGCCATATACGCCAATACGGCCAGGCTCCTCAAAAGACTGAAACTCTGCAAAGTGGACGGTACCTATCTCAAGGAACTGGACAAGATCCTGAAAACGGACCTGTTGATCCTGGACGACTTTGGGCTGCAGAGCTTTGACAACCACGCCCGGGAGGCCCTGATGGATATCATCGACGACCGTTACAAAAAGGCCTCCACCATTATAGCCTCCCAGATACCCGTATCCGCGTGGTATGATATTATAGGGGAAAGTACCATTGCGGATGCCATATTGGACAGAATCGTGAACTCCTCACATAGGTTGGACCTAAAAGGGGAAAGCTTAAGAAAAGGAATTATAAAAAACGTCTAA